The following proteins come from a genomic window of Streptomyces sp. NBC_00539:
- a CDS encoding MFS transporter — protein MNEQAPPALGRSAVWALVLTGAASFMAALDNLVVTTALPAIRADLGGKLEDLEWTVNAYTLTFAVLLMFGSALGDRFGRRRLFIGGLSVFTAASAAAALSPGIDQLIAARAVQGVGAAVMMPLTLTLLTAAVPAARRGMALGIYGAVTGLAVASGPLIGGSLTEHVSWQWIFWINVPIGVALIPLARLRLAESTAPGARLDVPGTLLISGGLFGIVYALVNANAEGWTSAPVLTGLIVGAALVGGFIRHGSGNPHAMLPMRLFRNRGFLGINLAGLLMFLGMFGSIFLLSQFLQGVAGYSPTEAGLRMLPWTGMPMIVAPIAGILSDRIGSRPVVTVGLAFQAVGLAWFAVILSADVSYAAQLPALVLSGIGMALYFAPASNALMSTVAPADQGKASGTNNALREVGGALGVAVLASVFSAQGGYETPQAFTDGTVPALWIGAGAVALAAALAMLLPRKAKTPSAVVPADRIAGRKVPAAS, from the coding sequence ATGAACGAACAGGCACCACCCGCGCTCGGCCGCTCCGCCGTCTGGGCCCTCGTCCTCACCGGGGCCGCCAGCTTCATGGCCGCCCTCGACAACCTCGTCGTCACCACCGCCCTGCCCGCCATCCGCGCGGACCTCGGCGGGAAGCTCGAAGACCTGGAGTGGACGGTGAACGCCTACACGCTCACCTTCGCCGTCCTCCTCATGTTCGGCTCCGCCCTCGGCGACCGCTTCGGCCGCCGCCGGCTCTTCATCGGCGGGCTCTCGGTGTTCACCGCCGCCTCCGCCGCGGCCGCCCTCTCGCCCGGCATCGACCAGCTCATCGCCGCCCGCGCCGTCCAGGGCGTCGGCGCCGCCGTCATGATGCCGCTCACCCTCACCCTGCTCACCGCCGCGGTCCCGGCCGCACGCCGGGGCATGGCCCTCGGCATCTACGGGGCCGTCACCGGCCTCGCCGTCGCCAGCGGGCCCCTCATCGGCGGCAGCCTCACCGAGCACGTCTCCTGGCAGTGGATCTTCTGGATCAACGTCCCGATAGGCGTGGCCCTGATCCCGCTCGCCCGCCTGCGCCTCGCCGAGTCCACCGCCCCCGGCGCCCGGCTCGACGTCCCCGGCACCCTCCTCATCAGCGGTGGCCTCTTCGGGATCGTCTACGCCCTGGTCAACGCCAACGCCGAGGGCTGGACCAGCGCTCCCGTGCTGACCGGCCTGATCGTCGGCGCGGCGCTCGTCGGAGGCTTCATCCGGCACGGCTCCGGCAACCCGCACGCCATGCTCCCGATGCGCCTCTTCCGCAACCGCGGCTTCCTCGGGATCAACCTCGCCGGCCTCCTGATGTTCCTCGGCATGTTCGGGTCGATATTCCTGCTCAGCCAGTTCCTCCAGGGCGTCGCCGGCTACTCGCCCACCGAGGCGGGGTTGCGCATGCTCCCTTGGACCGGAATGCCGATGATCGTCGCGCCGATCGCCGGGATCCTGTCCGACCGGATCGGCAGCCGGCCCGTGGTCACCGTCGGGCTCGCCTTCCAGGCCGTCGGGCTCGCCTGGTTCGCGGTGATCCTGAGCGCGGACGTCTCCTACGCGGCCCAGTTGCCCGCCCTCGTCCTCAGCGGCATCGGCATGGCGCTGTACTTCGCCCCCGCCTCCAACGCGCTGATGTCCACCGTCGCCCCCGCCGACCAGGGCAAGGCCTCCGGCACCAACAACGCCCTGCGCGAGGTCGGCGGCGCCCTCGGGGTCGCCGTCCTGGCCTCCGTGTTCTCCGCGCAGGGCGGTTACGAGACCCCGCAGGCCTTCACCGACGGCACCGTCCCGGCGCTGTGGATAGGCGCCGGGGCCGTGGCGCTCGCCGCCGCGCTGGCCATGCTGCTGCCGCGCAAGGCGAAGACCCCGTCCGCCGTGGTCCCGGCCGACCGGATCGCGGGCCGGAAGGTGCCTGCCGCGAGCTGA